One stretch of Vulpes lagopus strain Blue_001 chromosome X, ASM1834538v1, whole genome shotgun sequence DNA includes these proteins:
- the ZNF182 gene encoding zinc finger protein 182 isoform X3 — protein sequence MAKSQELVAFEDVLVDFTPEEWQYLNSSQKTLYREVMLETYGNLVSVGQQDTKPDLILKLELEGPCLAERKISVWSFPEACQVDEQIEKQHHVDQDRYLLMQVGFPDKTIITKTGYDYNEFGNSFHLNTNLVASIQRSHKHESFGNSMVDNLDLFTRSSVGKKHDNGCAKLFFHTEYEKTTPGVKPHGYRECGKALRRKKGLSLQERIKNGEKPFECTACRKTFSKKSHLIVHWRTHTGEKPFGCTECGKAFSQKSQLIIHLRSHTGERPFECPECGKAFREKSTVIIHYRTHTGEKPYECNECGKAFTQKSNLIVHQKTHTGEKTYECTKCGESFIQKLDLIIHHSTHTGKKPHECNECKKTFSDKSTLIIHQRTHTGEKPHKCTECGKSFNEKSTLIVHQRTHTGEKPYECDVCGKTFTQKSNLGVHQRTHSGEKPFECNECEKAFSQKSYLMLHQRGHTGEKPYECSECEKAFSQKSYLIIHQRTHTEEKPYKCNECGKAFREKSKLIIHQRIHTGEKPYECPVCWKAFSQKSQLIIHQRTHTGEKPYACTECGKAFREKSTFTVHQRTHTGEKPYKCTECGKAFTQKSNLIVHQRTHTGKKAHGKGHSRKSKLIAH from the exons ATGGCCAAGTCCCAG GAACTTGTGGCATTTGAGGATGTGCTTGTGGATTTCACCCCAGAAGAGTGGCAGTACCTGAACTCTTCACAGAAGACTCTGTACAGAGAAGTGATGCTGGAGACCTACGGCAACCTGGTCTCTGTGG GGCAGCAGGATACCAAACCAGATCTCATCCTCAAATTGGAGTTAGAAGGTCCATGCctggcagaaagaaaaatctcagtttGGAGCTTTCCAG AAGCCTGTCAAGTTGATGAACAGATTGAGAAACAGCACCACGTTGACCAAGATAGATATTTGTTGATGCAAGTTGGATTCCCTGACAAAACAATTATCACCAAGACTGGCTATGACtataatgaatttggaaattcatTTCATCTGAATACAAACCTTGTTGCTTCAATACAAAGATCCCATAAACATGAGTCATTTGGAAATAGTATGGTAGATAATTTAGACCTATTTACCAGAAGCTCTGTAGGAAAGAAACATGATAATGGATGTGCAAAATTATTCTTCCATACCGAATATGAGAAAACAACTCCTGGAGTAAAACCCCATGGATATAGAGAGTGTGGGAAAGCCCTCAGGCGAAAGAAAGGTCTTAGTCTAcaagagagaattaaaaatggagagaaaccCTTTGAATGCACCGCGTGTAGGAAAACCTTCAGCAAGAAGTCACACCTCATTGTACATTGGAGAactcatacaggagagaaaccttTTGGATGTactgaatgtggaaaagcctttagcCAAAAATCTCAGCTCATTATACACTTGAGAAGTCATACAGGAGAGCGACCTTTTGAGTGTCcagaatgtggaaaagccttcagaGAAAAGTCAACTGTCATAATACATTACAGGactcatacaggagagaaaccttatgaatgtaatgaatgtggaaaagccttcacTCAGAAGTCAAACCTCATTGTCCATCAGAAAACCCACACAGGAGAGAAAACTTACGAATGCACTAAATGTGGGGAATCTTTCATACAAAAGCTTGATCTAATTATACATCATAGTACGCATACAGGAAAAAAACCCCATGAATGTAATGAGTGTAAGAAAACTTTCAGTGATAAGTCAACCCTCATTATACATCAAAGAACTCACACGGGGGAGAAACCTCATAAGTGTACTGAATGTGGGAAGTCTTTCAATGAGAAGTCAACCCTCATCGTGCATCAGCGAactcatacaggagagaaaccctatgaatgtgaCGTGTGTGGGAAAACCTTCACCCAAAAATCAAACCTTGGCGTACATCAGAGAACTCATTCAGGAGAGAAACCTtttgaatgtaatgaatgtgaGAAAGCATTCTCTCAGAAATCCTATCTCATGCTCCACCAGAGAGGTCATACAGGAGAGAAGCCCTATGAATGCAGTGAATGTGAAAAAGCATTTTCCCAGAAATCATACCTCATTATACATCAAAGAACTCATACGGAAGAAAAACCCTACAAATGTAACGAATGTGGCAAAGCCTTCAGAGAAAAGTCTAAGCTCATTatacatcagagaattcacacaggagagaaaccctatgaatgtccTGTATGTTGGAAAGCTTTTAGCCAAAAGTCTCAGCTCATTATACATCAGCgaacacacacaggagagaaaccctatgcATGCACCGAGTGTGGCAAAGCCTTCAGAGAAAAATCCACGTTCACTGTACACCAGAGaactcatactggagagaaaccctacaaGTGTAcagaatgtggaaaagcctttacCCAAAAATCAAACCTTATTGTGCATCAGAGAACACACACGGGAAAGAAGGCCCATGGGAAAGGCCACAGCCGTAAGTCAAAGCTCATTGCACATTAG
- the ZNF182 gene encoding zinc finger protein 182 isoform X2, with translation MAKSQELVAFEDVLVDFTPEEWQYLNSSQKTLYREVMLETYGNLVSVGQQDTKPDLILKLELEGPCLAERKISVWSFPEEACQVDEQIEKQHHVDQDRYLLMQVGFPDKTIITKTGYDYNEFGNSFHLNTNLVASIQRSHKHESFGNSMVDNLDLFTRSSVGKKHDNGCAKLFFHTEYEKTTPGVKPHGYRECGKALRRKKGLSLQERIKNGEKPFECTACRKTFSKKSHLIVHWRTHTGEKPFGCTECGKAFSQKSQLIIHLRSHTGERPFECPECGKAFREKSTVIIHYRTHTGEKPYECNECGKAFTQKSNLIVHQKTHTGEKTYECTKCGESFIQKLDLIIHHSTHTGKKPHECNECKKTFSDKSTLIIHQRTHTGEKPHKCTECGKSFNEKSTLIVHQRTHTGEKPYECDVCGKTFTQKSNLGVHQRTHSGEKPFECNECEKAFSQKSYLMLHQRGHTGEKPYECSECEKAFSQKSYLIIHQRTHTEEKPYKCNECGKAFREKSKLIIHQRIHTGEKPYECPVCWKAFSQKSQLIIHQRTHTGEKPYACTECGKAFREKSTFTVHQRTHTGEKPYKCTECGKAFTQKSNLIVHQRTHTGKKAHGKGHSRKSKLIAH, from the exons ATGGCCAAGTCCCAG GAACTTGTGGCATTTGAGGATGTGCTTGTGGATTTCACCCCAGAAGAGTGGCAGTACCTGAACTCTTCACAGAAGACTCTGTACAGAGAAGTGATGCTGGAGACCTACGGCAACCTGGTCTCTGTGG GGCAGCAGGATACCAAACCAGATCTCATCCTCAAATTGGAGTTAGAAGGTCCATGCctggcagaaagaaaaatctcagtttGGAGCTTTCCAG AAGAAGCCTGTCAAGTTGATGAACAGATTGAGAAACAGCACCACGTTGACCAAGATAGATATTTGTTGATGCAAGTTGGATTCCCTGACAAAACAATTATCACCAAGACTGGCTATGACtataatgaatttggaaattcatTTCATCTGAATACAAACCTTGTTGCTTCAATACAAAGATCCCATAAACATGAGTCATTTGGAAATAGTATGGTAGATAATTTAGACCTATTTACCAGAAGCTCTGTAGGAAAGAAACATGATAATGGATGTGCAAAATTATTCTTCCATACCGAATATGAGAAAACAACTCCTGGAGTAAAACCCCATGGATATAGAGAGTGTGGGAAAGCCCTCAGGCGAAAGAAAGGTCTTAGTCTAcaagagagaattaaaaatggagagaaaccCTTTGAATGCACCGCGTGTAGGAAAACCTTCAGCAAGAAGTCACACCTCATTGTACATTGGAGAactcatacaggagagaaaccttTTGGATGTactgaatgtggaaaagcctttagcCAAAAATCTCAGCTCATTATACACTTGAGAAGTCATACAGGAGAGCGACCTTTTGAGTGTCcagaatgtggaaaagccttcagaGAAAAGTCAACTGTCATAATACATTACAGGactcatacaggagagaaaccttatgaatgtaatgaatgtggaaaagccttcacTCAGAAGTCAAACCTCATTGTCCATCAGAAAACCCACACAGGAGAGAAAACTTACGAATGCACTAAATGTGGGGAATCTTTCATACAAAAGCTTGATCTAATTATACATCATAGTACGCATACAGGAAAAAAACCCCATGAATGTAATGAGTGTAAGAAAACTTTCAGTGATAAGTCAACCCTCATTATACATCAAAGAACTCACACGGGGGAGAAACCTCATAAGTGTACTGAATGTGGGAAGTCTTTCAATGAGAAGTCAACCCTCATCGTGCATCAGCGAactcatacaggagagaaaccctatgaatgtgaCGTGTGTGGGAAAACCTTCACCCAAAAATCAAACCTTGGCGTACATCAGAGAACTCATTCAGGAGAGAAACCTtttgaatgtaatgaatgtgaGAAAGCATTCTCTCAGAAATCCTATCTCATGCTCCACCAGAGAGGTCATACAGGAGAGAAGCCCTATGAATGCAGTGAATGTGAAAAAGCATTTTCCCAGAAATCATACCTCATTATACATCAAAGAACTCATACGGAAGAAAAACCCTACAAATGTAACGAATGTGGCAAAGCCTTCAGAGAAAAGTCTAAGCTCATTatacatcagagaattcacacaggagagaaaccctatgaatgtccTGTATGTTGGAAAGCTTTTAGCCAAAAGTCTCAGCTCATTATACATCAGCgaacacacacaggagagaaaccctatgcATGCACCGAGTGTGGCAAAGCCTTCAGAGAAAAATCCACGTTCACTGTACACCAGAGaactcatactggagagaaaccctacaaGTGTAcagaatgtggaaaagcctttacCCAAAAATCAAACCTTATTGTGCATCAGAGAACACACACGGGAAAGAAGGCCCATGGGAAAGGCCACAGCCGTAAGTCAAAGCTCATTGCACATTAG
- the ZNF182 gene encoding zinc finger protein 182 isoform X1, which yields MAKSQELVAFEDVLVDFTPEEWQYLNSSQKTLYREVMLETYGNLVSVAGQQDTKPDLILKLELEGPCLAERKISVWSFPEEACQVDEQIEKQHHVDQDRYLLMQVGFPDKTIITKTGYDYNEFGNSFHLNTNLVASIQRSHKHESFGNSMVDNLDLFTRSSVGKKHDNGCAKLFFHTEYEKTTPGVKPHGYRECGKALRRKKGLSLQERIKNGEKPFECTACRKTFSKKSHLIVHWRTHTGEKPFGCTECGKAFSQKSQLIIHLRSHTGERPFECPECGKAFREKSTVIIHYRTHTGEKPYECNECGKAFTQKSNLIVHQKTHTGEKTYECTKCGESFIQKLDLIIHHSTHTGKKPHECNECKKTFSDKSTLIIHQRTHTGEKPHKCTECGKSFNEKSTLIVHQRTHTGEKPYECDVCGKTFTQKSNLGVHQRTHSGEKPFECNECEKAFSQKSYLMLHQRGHTGEKPYECSECEKAFSQKSYLIIHQRTHTEEKPYKCNECGKAFREKSKLIIHQRIHTGEKPYECPVCWKAFSQKSQLIIHQRTHTGEKPYACTECGKAFREKSTFTVHQRTHTGEKPYKCTECGKAFTQKSNLIVHQRTHTGKKAHGKGHSRKSKLIAH from the exons ATGGCCAAGTCCCAG GAACTTGTGGCATTTGAGGATGTGCTTGTGGATTTCACCCCAGAAGAGTGGCAGTACCTGAACTCTTCACAGAAGACTCTGTACAGAGAAGTGATGCTGGAGACCTACGGCAACCTGGTCTCTGTGG CAGGGCAGCAGGATACCAAACCAGATCTCATCCTCAAATTGGAGTTAGAAGGTCCATGCctggcagaaagaaaaatctcagtttGGAGCTTTCCAG AAGAAGCCTGTCAAGTTGATGAACAGATTGAGAAACAGCACCACGTTGACCAAGATAGATATTTGTTGATGCAAGTTGGATTCCCTGACAAAACAATTATCACCAAGACTGGCTATGACtataatgaatttggaaattcatTTCATCTGAATACAAACCTTGTTGCTTCAATACAAAGATCCCATAAACATGAGTCATTTGGAAATAGTATGGTAGATAATTTAGACCTATTTACCAGAAGCTCTGTAGGAAAGAAACATGATAATGGATGTGCAAAATTATTCTTCCATACCGAATATGAGAAAACAACTCCTGGAGTAAAACCCCATGGATATAGAGAGTGTGGGAAAGCCCTCAGGCGAAAGAAAGGTCTTAGTCTAcaagagagaattaaaaatggagagaaaccCTTTGAATGCACCGCGTGTAGGAAAACCTTCAGCAAGAAGTCACACCTCATTGTACATTGGAGAactcatacaggagagaaaccttTTGGATGTactgaatgtggaaaagcctttagcCAAAAATCTCAGCTCATTATACACTTGAGAAGTCATACAGGAGAGCGACCTTTTGAGTGTCcagaatgtggaaaagccttcagaGAAAAGTCAACTGTCATAATACATTACAGGactcatacaggagagaaaccttatgaatgtaatgaatgtggaaaagccttcacTCAGAAGTCAAACCTCATTGTCCATCAGAAAACCCACACAGGAGAGAAAACTTACGAATGCACTAAATGTGGGGAATCTTTCATACAAAAGCTTGATCTAATTATACATCATAGTACGCATACAGGAAAAAAACCCCATGAATGTAATGAGTGTAAGAAAACTTTCAGTGATAAGTCAACCCTCATTATACATCAAAGAACTCACACGGGGGAGAAACCTCATAAGTGTACTGAATGTGGGAAGTCTTTCAATGAGAAGTCAACCCTCATCGTGCATCAGCGAactcatacaggagagaaaccctatgaatgtgaCGTGTGTGGGAAAACCTTCACCCAAAAATCAAACCTTGGCGTACATCAGAGAACTCATTCAGGAGAGAAACCTtttgaatgtaatgaatgtgaGAAAGCATTCTCTCAGAAATCCTATCTCATGCTCCACCAGAGAGGTCATACAGGAGAGAAGCCCTATGAATGCAGTGAATGTGAAAAAGCATTTTCCCAGAAATCATACCTCATTATACATCAAAGAACTCATACGGAAGAAAAACCCTACAAATGTAACGAATGTGGCAAAGCCTTCAGAGAAAAGTCTAAGCTCATTatacatcagagaattcacacaggagagaaaccctatgaatgtccTGTATGTTGGAAAGCTTTTAGCCAAAAGTCTCAGCTCATTATACATCAGCgaacacacacaggagagaaaccctatgcATGCACCGAGTGTGGCAAAGCCTTCAGAGAAAAATCCACGTTCACTGTACACCAGAGaactcatactggagagaaaccctacaaGTGTAcagaatgtggaaaagcctttacCCAAAAATCAAACCTTATTGTGCATCAGAGAACACACACGGGAAAGAAGGCCCATGGGAAAGGCCACAGCCGTAAGTCAAAGCTCATTGCACATTAG
- the LOC121483566 gene encoding sperm acrosome-associated protein 5-like, with translation MQAWVTMVVTLATLTVAPVDAKIYERCELAMKLEKAGLNGFKGYSIEDWLCMAHYESGFDTSFVDHNPDGSSEYGIFQLNSAWWCNNGVTPTQNLCHMECRDLLNRHILDDILCARQVASSKNGMTAWDSWTRHCSGHYLSEWLKGCNMHAKSDSKKINS, from the exons ATGCAGGCCTGGGTCACCATGGTGGTGACCCTGGCCACGCTGACAGTTGCCCCTGTGGATGCCAAAATCTATGAACGCTGTGAACTGGCAATGAAGCTGGAGAAGGCGGGCCTCAACGGCTTCAAGGGCTACAGCATTGAAGACT GGCTGTGCATGGCACACTATGAGAGTGGCTTTGACACCTCCTTCGTGGACCACAATCCCGACGGCAGCAGTGAATATGGCATTTTCCAGCTGAACTCCGCCTGGTGGTGTAACAATGGTGTTACACCCACCCAGAACCTCTGTCACATGGAGTGTCGTG aCCTGCTCAACCGCCATATTCTGGATGATATCTTGTGTGCCAGGCAGGTGGCATCATCAAAGAATGGTATGACTGCCTG GGATTCTTGGACCCGGCACTGTTCTGGCCATTATTTATCTGAATGGCTCAAGGGATGCAATATGCATGCCAAATCTGActcaaagaaaattaattcatGA